The genomic segment TCGAGCAGCTCGCGCGCCATGCGGCACGTGCGCACTGCCTCGTCGGCGGTGTAACAACCGGCGGTATTGGGCAGCAGGGTGTATTTCGTCGGCGGAATGACGTCCAGGAGATTGCGCTGCTTGGCCGCTTCGGGATCGGTCAGTGCCGGGGTGCGTCGAATGGCCAGCGTGACGATTTCGGCACCGGAGGCGCCGATAGCGGCTTCGGTTTCGTCCAGATCGGCGTACTTGCCGGTACCCACCAGCAGCCGCGATTCGAACCGGCGCTCGCCGATGCGCAGGGTGTCGCTTTCCGAAACCGCCTGTCCGCCGCCGATCGCGTGCACGATCTCCAGGGTATCGCCCGGCGCTATCAGCGTTTCAGGGTGCTTGTCGCGCGGGACGATCTGGCCGTTGTGTTCGACGGCAATACGCTGATCGCCGTAGCCGAGGTCGACGATCAGTTGGGCCAGCGTGGCGTGTTCTGCGCACTCCGCCGGTGCGCCGTTGACTTCGATCTGCATGGATGTTGCCCGAGTTGGCGTGAACGTGGCCAGCCAGCGGCCGGCACGGATCAGGCGAGGTAGAATAACG from the Salinisphaera sp. T31B1 genome contains:
- the thiS gene encoding sulfur carrier protein ThiS, with the translated sequence MQIEVNGAPAECAEHATLAQLIVDLGYGDQRIAVEHNGQIVPRDKHPETLIAPGDTLEIVHAIGGGQAVSESDTLRIGERRFESRLLVGTGKYADLDETEAAIGASGAEIVTLAIRRTPALTDPEAAKQRNLLDVIPPTKYTLLPNTAGCYTADEAVRTCRMARELLDGHNLVKLEVLGDKKTLYPDMAETLVAARQLVDDGFEVMVYTSDDPIAARRLEEIGCVAIMPLAGPIGSGLGIQNRYNVIEIVEHANVPVIVDAGVGTASDAAIAMELGCDGVLMNTAIAQAGKPVLMAQAMRHAVIAGRQAFLAGRMPRRRYASASSPMSGLPF